A DNA window from Sulfitobacter sp. BSw21498 contains the following coding sequences:
- a CDS encoding 3-hydroxyacyl-CoA dehydrogenase NAD-binding domain-containing protein: MTDFTMKTDADGVAIITWDVPGKSMNVMSIEGLSELDSIIDTVLSDDTIKGAVITSGKDGSFAGGMDLNLLAKMREDAGDDPAQGLFDGTMKMHALLRKIERAGMDAKTNKGGKPIASALPGTAAGIGLELPLATHRIFVADNPKARIGLPEIMVGIFPGAGGTTRLTRKLGAMAASPFLLEGKMVAPAAAKSAGLIDEVVADPVAAAKEWVLNAKDADILKPWDAKGYKMPGGAPYHPAGFMTFVGANAMVNGKTQGAFPAAKALLSAVYEGSLVPFDTALKIEARWFTNILLNPSSSAMIRSLFLNKEALEKGAVRPEGVADQRVKKLGVLGAGMMGAGITLVSVQAGIEVVLIDQTQEAADKGKAYSASFFDKGIARKKSTEEKKTAALDLITATTDLDALKGCDLIIEAVFEDPTVKAEMTKRVEAVIPEDCIFASNTSTLPITELAKASSRAEQFIGIHFFSPVEKMALVEIIKGAETGDRAVAKSLDYVRQIRKTPIVVNDARFFYANRCIIPYANEGARMITEGTAPQLVDHAAQLLGFPVGPVQLTDETSIDLGAKIARATKAAMGNAYPASQADDLIFWMEDLGRLGRKANAGFFDYDEKGKRQGYWKGMHDKFPLADEQPDLRDVQDRLMFVQVLEAVRALEEGVLEDIREGDVGAILGWGFAPWSGGPFSWLDIIGTPYAAERCDQLEAQFGARFKCPDLLREMAEKNQSFYGRFGPDAKAA; the protein is encoded by the coding sequence ATGACCGATTTCACCATGAAGACAGACGCCGACGGCGTCGCCATCATCACCTGGGACGTACCCGGAAAATCCATGAACGTCATGTCGATCGAGGGGCTGTCGGAACTGGACAGCATCATCGACACGGTACTTTCAGACGACACCATTAAGGGTGCCGTGATCACTTCTGGCAAAGACGGGTCCTTTGCCGGCGGGATGGACCTGAACCTACTGGCCAAGATGCGCGAAGATGCGGGCGACGACCCCGCACAGGGGCTGTTCGACGGCACAATGAAAATGCACGCCCTGCTGCGCAAGATCGAACGCGCCGGCATGGATGCCAAGACCAACAAGGGCGGTAAGCCTATCGCGTCTGCCCTGCCCGGCACCGCCGCTGGCATCGGGCTTGAACTGCCGCTGGCCACACACCGCATCTTTGTCGCCGACAACCCCAAGGCCCGTATCGGCCTGCCCGAGATCATGGTCGGCATCTTTCCCGGCGCGGGCGGCACAACCCGTCTGACACGCAAACTGGGCGCGATGGCGGCGTCACCTTTCCTGCTGGAAGGCAAGATGGTCGCTCCTGCTGCTGCGAAATCTGCCGGCTTGATTGACGAAGTCGTCGCCGATCCGGTGGCCGCGGCAAAGGAATGGGTGCTGAACGCCAAGGATGCGGACATTCTGAAGCCCTGGGATGCCAAAGGCTATAAGATGCCCGGCGGCGCGCCCTATCACCCTGCGGGTTTCATGACCTTTGTCGGTGCCAACGCGATGGTCAACGGCAAGACCCAAGGCGCATTCCCTGCGGCCAAAGCCTTGCTGAGCGCCGTCTACGAAGGGTCGCTTGTGCCGTTCGATACCGCGCTCAAGATCGAGGCGCGCTGGTTCACCAATATCCTGTTGAACCCGTCGTCCTCTGCCATGATCCGGTCGCTGTTCCTGAACAAGGAAGCCTTGGAAAAAGGCGCAGTGCGGCCCGAAGGTGTCGCCGATCAGCGCGTCAAGAAGCTGGGCGTGTTGGGCGCTGGCATGATGGGTGCGGGCATCACGCTTGTGTCCGTACAGGCCGGCATCGAGGTCGTGTTGATCGACCAGACGCAAGAAGCAGCGGACAAGGGCAAAGCCTATTCCGCGAGCTTCTTTGATAAGGGCATCGCGCGCAAGAAATCCACCGAAGAAAAGAAAACCGCTGCGCTGGACCTGATCACTGCGACCACCGATCTGGATGCGCTGAAAGGCTGCGATCTGATCATCGAAGCCGTATTCGAAGACCCTACCGTCAAGGCCGAGATGACCAAACGCGTCGAAGCCGTGATCCCCGAGGATTGCATCTTTGCCTCCAACACCTCGACCCTGCCGATCACCGAGCTGGCCAAAGCGTCGTCGCGTGCGGAACAGTTCATCGGCATCCACTTCTTCTCGCCTGTCGAGAAAATGGCACTGGTCGAGATCATCAAGGGTGCCGAAACAGGCGACCGTGCGGTTGCCAAATCGCTCGATTATGTGCGCCAGATCCGCAAAACGCCCATCGTGGTAAATGACGCGCGGTTCTTCTATGCCAACCGCTGCATCATCCCCTACGCCAACGAAGGCGCGCGGATGATCACCGAGGGTACAGCACCGCAGCTGGTAGATCACGCGGCACAGCTGTTGGGCTTCCCTGTGGGGCCGGTGCAGCTGACCGATGAAACCTCTATCGATCTGGGGGCCAAGATTGCTCGCGCGACCAAGGCCGCTATGGGCAATGCCTATCCTGCGTCCCAAGCCGATGACCTGATCTTTTGGATGGAAGATCTGGGCCGTCTGGGTCGCAAGGCAAACGCGGGCTTTTTCGACTATGATGAAAAGGGCAAGCGTCAGGGCTATTGGAAGGGCATGCACGACAAGTTCCCGCTGGCCGACGAACAGCCAGACCTGCGCGATGTGCAGGACCGTCTGATGTTCGTTCAAGTGCTGGAAGCTGTGCGCGCGTTGGAAGAAGGCGTGCTGGAAGACATCCGCGAAGGCGACGTGGGCGCGATCCTTGGCTGGGGCTTTGCGCCTTGGTCCGGTGGCCCGTTCAGCTGGCTCGACATCATCGGCACACCCTATGCGGCAGAACGCTGTGACCAGCTTGAAGCGCAATTCGGCGCACGTTTCAAATGCCCCGACTTGCTGCGTGAAATGGCAGAGAAGAACCAGAGCTTCTATGGTCGCTTCGGCCCCGACGCCAAAGCCGCCTGA
- a CDS encoding acetyl-CoA acetyltransferase, protein MVHESHPFLAVAEMAPKKGLKDLKVKVERGGTYVRLYQNDPPLFFKHRNDPSDSFDRENFNDFKRVLLSEEDCDAGPKATIELIRSLLEKFADYTPQRS, encoded by the coding sequence ATGGTACATGAATCCCACCCGTTTCTTGCCGTTGCTGAAATGGCCCCCAAAAAGGGCCTGAAAGATCTTAAGGTCAAAGTCGAGCGGGGCGGTACCTATGTGCGTCTGTACCAGAATGACCCGCCGCTGTTCTTTAAGCACCGCAATGATCCAAGCGACAGTTTCGACCGCGAGAATTTCAATGACTTCAAGCGGGTCTTGCTGAGCGAAGAAGATTGCGACGCAGGCCCCAAAGCGACAATCGAGTTGATCAGATCGCTGCTTGAAAAATTCGCTGATTACACGCCTCAGCGCTCGTAA
- a CDS encoding acetyl-CoA C-acetyltransferase, whose protein sequence is MTEAYIYDALRTPRGKGRKDGALHELTSLRLSALTLNAVKERNNLEGHAVEDVIWGNVTQVMEQGGCLARSAVLASDLDERIPGLAINRFCASGMEAVNLAANQIKGGAGMAYIAGGVEMMGRVAMGSDGAAIAVDPSLAMDRYFVPQGISADIIATEYGFTRDEADKLAVQSQQRAKKAWDEGRFAKSVIDIKDQNGLSILSHDEYMRPQTDMQSLGALNPAFQQMGEVMPGFDKVALMKYPHLEKINHIHHAGNSSGIVDGAAAVLIGNKEFGEKYGLKPRARIRATAKIGTDPTIMLTGPVPVTEKILADNGMNINDIDLFEVNEAFAAVVMRFMQAFDVDESKVNVNGGSIAMGHPLGATGAMIIGTLLDELERSDKEVGMATLCIASGMGAATIIERV, encoded by the coding sequence ATGACCGAAGCATATATCTACGACGCCCTGCGCACCCCGCGTGGCAAGGGCCGCAAAGACGGTGCCCTGCACGAGCTCACCTCGCTGCGCCTATCCGCGCTGACGCTCAACGCCGTCAAAGAGCGTAACAACCTTGAAGGCCACGCCGTCGAAGACGTGATCTGGGGCAACGTGACCCAAGTGATGGAGCAAGGCGGCTGTCTGGCGCGCTCTGCCGTTCTGGCATCCGATCTGGACGAACGCATTCCCGGCCTCGCGATCAACCGGTTCTGCGCCTCGGGCATGGAAGCCGTGAATCTGGCCGCCAACCAGATCAAAGGCGGCGCGGGCATGGCCTATATCGCCGGCGGCGTAGAGATGATGGGCCGCGTGGCCATGGGCAGCGACGGGGCAGCGATTGCCGTCGATCCGTCGCTCGCGATGGACCGTTATTTTGTGCCACAGGGCATCTCGGCTGATATTATCGCGACGGAATACGGCTTTACCCGGGACGAGGCCGACAAACTGGCCGTGCAATCCCAACAACGTGCAAAGAAAGCATGGGACGAAGGCCGCTTTGCAAAATCCGTGATCGACATCAAAGACCAGAACGGTTTGTCGATCCTCAGCCATGACGAATACATGCGCCCGCAGACCGATATGCAATCGCTCGGCGCGCTGAACCCGGCCTTCCAGCAGATGGGCGAGGTCATGCCGGGCTTTGATAAGGTCGCGCTGATGAAATATCCGCACCTCGAAAAAATCAACCACATTCACCACGCCGGGAACTCCTCGGGTATCGTGGATGGTGCCGCGGCTGTGCTGATCGGCAACAAGGAATTTGGCGAGAAATACGGCCTTAAGCCACGCGCGCGCATTCGGGCGACGGCCAAGATCGGCACCGACCCGACCATCATGCTCACCGGCCCCGTTCCCGTGACCGAAAAAATTCTTGCCGACAATGGCATGAACATCAACGACATCGATCTGTTCGAGGTCAACGAGGCCTTCGCGGCCGTGGTCATGCGCTTTATGCAGGCGTTCGATGTTGATGAGAGCAAGGTCAACGTTAACGGAGGATCGATCGCTATGGGTCACCCCTTGGGCGCGACCGGCGCGATGATCATCGGCACACTGCTGGACGAGCTGGAGCGGTCGGATAAAGAAGTTGGCATGGCCACACTGTGCATTGCCTCCGGCATGGGTGCCGCAACCATCATCGAGCGCGTCTAA
- a CDS encoding glutathione S-transferase family protein, whose translation MTIKLHCFGESGNAYKAALALQLSGLDWEPVKVDFFGGQTRTPDYRTTINNMGEAPVLIDGDIRLTQSGVIQDYVSEQSGKFGGRTNEERREILRWVLWDNHKLSSNAGMTRFLINFLPEDKQPKEVIGFMQGRLSAAYAVLNDHLEGRDWIVGDGITNADLSCCGYLYYPESFGFVREDWPHVDAWLTRLSETPGWKAPYDLMPGSPADRA comes from the coding sequence ATGACCATCAAACTGCATTGCTTTGGCGAAAGCGGGAACGCTTATAAGGCGGCGCTTGCGTTGCAATTGTCGGGGCTAGATTGGGAGCCGGTGAAGGTCGATTTCTTTGGCGGCCAGACCCGCACACCGGATTACCGCACCACCATCAACAACATGGGCGAAGCCCCTGTGCTGATCGACGGTGACATCCGGCTGACGCAATCCGGTGTGATCCAGGACTATGTATCGGAACAATCGGGCAAATTCGGCGGCCGCACCAACGAAGAGCGCCGCGAGATCCTGCGGTGGGTATTGTGGGACAACCACAAGCTCAGCTCGAACGCCGGTATGACGCGGTTCTTGATAAACTTTCTCCCCGAGGACAAGCAGCCCAAAGAAGTCATCGGCTTTATGCAGGGGCGTCTGTCTGCCGCCTATGCCGTGTTGAACGACCACCTTGAGGGCCGCGACTGGATCGTCGGCGACGGTATCACCAACGCCGATCTCAGCTGCTGCGGCTATCTCTATTACCCCGAGTCTTTCGGATTTGTCCGCGAGGATTGGCCCCATGTCGACGCGTGGCTTACGCGTCTGAGCGAAACACCGGGCTGGAAAGCCCCCTACGACCTGATGCCCGGCAGCCCCGCTGACCGCGCCTGA
- a CDS encoding acyl-CoA dehydrogenase C-terminal domain-containing protein, with protein sequence MPSYTAPIKDLQFVLHDVLNVTASSTPGYDELEADFTSAILEEAGKLTSEVLAPLNAVGDREGCRLENGVVYTPKGFKEAFEKVKEGGWTGLDMPEQYGGQNMPYVLGTAVGEMFSASNQAFTMYQGLTHGAASAILAHGSDAQKDTYLPNMVSCEWTGTMNLTEPHCGTDLGLMRTKAAPQEDGSYKITGQKIFISSGEHDMADNIIHLVLAKIDGGPEGIKGVSLFIVPKFMVKEDGSLGDRNAVSVGSIEEKMGIHGNSTCVMNYDGAVGYLLGDEHKGMRAMFTMMNEARVGVGMQGLAQADVAYQNALIYANDRLQGRAVTGTEHPDKPADPLIVHPDIRRSLMEQKSFVEGARAFILWGASLIDAAHRADDKDADGLVSLMTPVIKGFLTDVGYDMTVKAQQVYGGHGYIEEWGMSQFTRDARIAMIYEGANGVQALDLVGRKLAQDGGKHVMAFFDLVKNFIKENTGQDAEFDANFMEPLKAASKDLQSAGMYFMQNGMKNPNNALSGSNDFMHMFGHVCLGLMWAKMGLAANKALKDGTGDAAFYETKLATGRFYMARQLPATALHLKRIETGADTVMALDAANF encoded by the coding sequence ATGCCGAGCTACACCGCCCCGATCAAAGATCTGCAATTTGTACTGCACGACGTGCTGAACGTCACCGCGTCCTCGACCCCCGGCTATGACGAACTTGAAGCGGATTTCACCTCTGCCATTCTCGAAGAAGCCGGCAAGCTGACCTCCGAAGTGCTGGCACCGCTGAACGCAGTCGGTGATCGGGAGGGCTGCCGTCTGGAGAATGGCGTCGTTTACACCCCAAAAGGTTTTAAAGAAGCGTTTGAAAAGGTCAAAGAAGGCGGCTGGACCGGTCTGGATATGCCAGAGCAGTACGGCGGCCAGAACATGCCCTACGTTCTGGGCACCGCTGTCGGCGAGATGTTCTCGGCCTCCAACCAAGCGTTCACCATGTATCAAGGTCTGACCCATGGTGCAGCATCCGCAATTCTGGCGCACGGGTCCGACGCGCAAAAAGATACGTATCTGCCGAACATGGTGTCCTGCGAATGGACCGGCACCATGAACCTCACAGAGCCCCACTGCGGCACCGATCTGGGTCTGATGCGTACCAAGGCAGCCCCACAAGAAGACGGCAGCTATAAAATCACCGGCCAAAAAATCTTTATCTCGTCCGGCGAACACGACATGGCGGACAACATCATCCACTTGGTGCTGGCCAAAATCGACGGCGGCCCCGAAGGCATCAAGGGCGTGTCGCTGTTCATCGTCCCCAAGTTCATGGTCAAAGAAGACGGCTCCCTTGGGGACCGCAACGCAGTTTCCGTCGGTTCCATCGAAGAAAAGATGGGCATCCACGGCAATTCCACCTGTGTGATGAACTATGACGGTGCTGTCGGATACCTGCTGGGTGACGAACACAAAGGCATGCGCGCCATGTTCACCATGATGAACGAAGCCCGCGTCGGCGTCGGCATGCAAGGTCTGGCGCAGGCCGATGTCGCCTATCAGAACGCGTTGATCTACGCCAACGACCGCCTGCAAGGCCGTGCGGTAACCGGCACCGAACACCCCGACAAGCCCGCCGATCCGCTGATCGTACACCCCGATATCCGCCGCAGCCTGATGGAACAGAAATCCTTTGTCGAAGGCGCGCGGGCATTTATCCTTTGGGGGGCCAGCCTGATCGACGCGGCACACCGTGCGGATGACAAAGACGCAGACGGCCTCGTGTCGCTGATGACCCCGGTCATCAAAGGCTTCTTGACCGATGTCGGCTATGACATGACCGTCAAGGCGCAACAGGTCTATGGCGGCCACGGCTATATCGAGGAATGGGGCATGTCCCAGTTCACCCGCGATGCCCGTATTGCCATGATCTATGAAGGGGCCAACGGCGTACAGGCGCTGGACCTCGTGGGCCGCAAGCTGGCGCAGGATGGCGGCAAACACGTCATGGCGTTCTTTGATCTGGTCAAAAACTTCATCAAGGAAAACACCGGCCAGGACGCCGAATTCGACGCCAACTTTATGGAGCCGCTTAAGGCTGCAAGCAAAGACCTGCAGTCTGCCGGCATGTATTTCATGCAAAACGGCATGAAAAACCCGAACAATGCGCTCTCGGGGTCGAACGACTTCATGCATATGTTCGGGCATGTCTGCCTTGGCCTGATGTGGGCAAAAATGGGGCTGGCCGCAAACAAAGCGCTTAAGGACGGCACCGGCGACGCGGCCTTCTACGAGACCAAGCTGGCGACGGGCCGTTTCTACATGGCCCGCCAACTGCCCGCGACGGCGCTGCACCTCAAGCGGATCGAGACCGGCGCGGATACTGTGATGGCGCTCGACGCGGCAAACTTCTAG
- a CDS encoding MerR family transcriptional regulator: MSTTTMTIREMCTAFDVTPRTLRFYEAKELLFPERQGQKRLFTKRDRARLKLILRGKRFGFSLEEIRQLLDLYHMGDQQQTQLARTYDIARERLADLEAQRDDLNNAIDDLQNQLKWGEKMIASINSARNAAE; the protein is encoded by the coding sequence ATGTCGACCACTACGATGACCATTCGCGAGATGTGTACAGCCTTTGACGTAACCCCGCGCACCCTGCGGTTCTACGAGGCGAAAGAACTGCTTTTCCCTGAACGTCAGGGCCAAAAGCGATTGTTCACAAAGCGCGACCGTGCGCGGCTGAAACTGATACTGCGCGGCAAGCGCTTTGGGTTCAGCCTCGAAGAAATCCGTCAGTTGCTGGACCTGTATCATATGGGTGACCAGCAGCAGACCCAGTTGGCGCGCACCTATGACATCGCGCGCGAACGTCTGGCCGACCTCGAGGCGCAACGCGACGACCTCAACAACGCCATAGACGACCTGCAAAACCAGTTGAAATGGGGGGAAAAAATGATCGCCTCCATCAACAGCGCCCGAAACGCGGCAGAATAG
- a CDS encoding helix-turn-helix transcriptional regulator, with protein MSKELEPHTFMDRLGEVRRVSALWLLVHRFAKAQDFRTVTYHSIDVQSLGESNFGAVAIGIPPAFQRMYTAERLYLDDPFPAFAASRISPFFWQDLSQMTTLTDKQEAYMCIAREHGFGDGLVCQVFGPQARNALVSIGFHEGRPRPSQAEVTALQMASQLAHLRFCALVEGPGASYRRLSPRELELLRWIARGKSNTSIAQIMGVSRHTVDTIMRRLFGKLDVTDRTRAAVRGLAFGLIDQSLDNLA; from the coding sequence ATGTCCAAGGAGTTGGAGCCACATACATTTATGGACCGCCTCGGCGAGGTGCGTCGTGTTTCGGCGCTGTGGTTGCTGGTGCACCGTTTTGCCAAAGCACAGGATTTTCGCACGGTGACCTACCATAGTATTGATGTGCAATCCTTGGGGGAATCTAATTTCGGGGCTGTCGCGATCGGGATTCCGCCCGCGTTCCAGCGGATGTACACTGCCGAGCGCCTGTATCTTGATGATCCGTTTCCCGCCTTCGCGGCGTCGCGGATCAGCCCGTTTTTCTGGCAGGACCTATCGCAGATGACCACGCTGACCGACAAACAAGAGGCCTATATGTGCATAGCCAGAGAGCACGGTTTCGGTGATGGGCTCGTCTGTCAGGTCTTCGGCCCTCAGGCGCGCAACGCATTGGTGAGCATCGGTTTTCACGAGGGCAGGCCACGCCCGTCTCAGGCCGAGGTGACGGCTCTGCAAATGGCGAGCCAGCTTGCCCATCTGCGCTTTTGTGCATTGGTCGAGGGGCCGGGGGCGTCTTACCGCCGACTCTCCCCGCGCGAGCTAGAGCTGCTGCGCTGGATCGCGCGGGGGAAAAGCAATACGTCAATCGCGCAGATTATGGGCGTATCAAGGCATACGGTCGACACGATCATGCGGCGTTTGTTCGGCAAACTGGACGTGACCGACCGGACGCGCGCTGCAGTGAGGGGGTTGGCTTTTGGCCTGATAGATCAATCCCTCGACAATTTGGCATGA
- a CDS encoding MerR family transcriptional regulator, which translates to MTDKRLNFKEMCAEFDVTPRTLRYYEYIELLHPEREGRSRSYGAREIARMKLIMRGRKFGYSLEGIRQWLLIYENEGTEAQMRAWVISANRQLGELAEQRKQLDEAIEELQKSRDDTEAALAKCTPNGGSAQ; encoded by the coding sequence ATGACTGACAAACGCCTGAACTTTAAAGAAATGTGTGCGGAGTTTGACGTCACGCCGCGCACGCTGCGCTACTACGAGTATATAGAACTGCTCCACCCCGAGCGTGAGGGACGGTCACGCAGCTATGGTGCCCGGGAAATCGCGCGCATGAAGCTGATCATGCGGGGGCGCAAATTCGGGTATTCGCTAGAAGGCATCCGACAGTGGTTGCTGATCTATGAAAACGAAGGCACCGAAGCGCAAATGCGGGCTTGGGTGATCAGCGCGAACCGCCAACTGGGAGAGTTGGCAGAGCAGCGCAAGCAATTGGACGAAGCCATAGAAGAGCTGCAAAAGTCGCGCGACGACACCGAAGCTGCATTGGCCAAGTGCACACCAAATGGCGGGTCAGCTCAATAG
- a CDS encoding PaaI family thioesterase: MSDKLRIAKQFISALPYSGALGMELQELDGGVSVIDMPYDERLVGDPRTGVLHGGAVSALMDTCCGAAVMSHPSNPGGTATIDLRIEYLRAAVPGQRITARAECYHVTRSVAFVRATARDEEDGSPVATATGSFTVEGKR, from the coding sequence ATGTCAGACAAACTTCGCATTGCCAAGCAGTTCATCTCGGCGCTGCCCTACAGTGGGGCTTTGGGGATGGAGCTGCAAGAGCTGGATGGCGGGGTCTCTGTGATCGACATGCCGTATGATGAAAGACTGGTCGGGGACCCGCGAACCGGCGTGCTGCATGGCGGCGCGGTTTCGGCCCTGATGGACACCTGCTGTGGCGCGGCCGTGATGAGCCACCCTAGCAACCCCGGCGGCACGGCAACCATCGACCTGCGGATAGAATACCTGCGGGCGGCTGTGCCGGGGCAGCGCATTACCGCGCGCGCGGAATGTTATCACGTGACGCGGTCGGTCGCTTTTGTGCGTGCCACAGCGCGAGACGAAGAAGACGGCAGCCCGGTCGCCACCGCCACCGGCAGTTTCACCGTGGAGGGCAAACGATGA
- a CDS encoding PaaI family thioesterase, which translates to MSTRSKPETVQVVKKRRDAALRALVDGVPYINFLGIQFDRRGDELTGILPYSDKLIGNPMLQALHGGATASFLEVTSIITLSWEHLWADLESGALAVDKMDATHLPRLPKTIDFTVDYLRSGLPRDAYARARINRSGRRYASVHVEAWQDNRSKLFAQATGHFLMPQSRD; encoded by the coding sequence ATGAGCACACGTAGCAAACCCGAAACCGTACAGGTCGTCAAAAAGCGCCGTGATGCGGCCTTGCGTGCACTGGTGGACGGCGTGCCCTATATCAACTTTCTAGGCATTCAGTTCGATCGTCGCGGGGACGAGCTGACCGGCATCTTGCCCTATTCAGACAAGCTGATCGGCAACCCGATGCTGCAGGCATTGCACGGTGGGGCGACGGCGTCGTTTCTCGAGGTCACGTCGATCATTACGCTAAGCTGGGAACACCTGTGGGCCGATCTGGAATCCGGTGCGCTTGCCGTGGACAAAATGGATGCGACGCATCTGCCACGTTTGCCTAAAACGATTGATTTTACAGTTGATTATCTGCGGTCTGGCTTGCCGCGTGACGCCTATGCACGGGCGCGGATCAACCGGTCGGGGCGGCGTTATGCATCGGTGCATGTAGAGGCGTGGCAAGACAACCGCTCGAAGCTTTTCGCGCAGGCCACGGGGCATTTTCTGATGCCGCAAAGCCGTGACTGA
- a CDS encoding MATE family efflux transporter: MTDAIPKGEVSAVALGKLSAKEVVTHRRVLNIAIPIVISNATVPILGAVDTGVVGQIGLAAPIGAVGIGAIILSSLYWVFGFLRMGTVGLTAQAAGNNDDAEVAALLTRGLLIGGLAGLALVLLQLPLFWAAFQASPASAEVETLARSYMGIRIWSAPAAIALYAITGWLIAQERTRAVLVVQLWMNGMNILLDLWFVLGLDWGIEGVAIATFLAEWTGAALGLWFCRAAFAVPAWRDWVQVFDRPRWINMMKVNGDILVRSLLLQTIFVSFLFLGSGLGDVKLAANQVLLQFLMITAFALDGFAFAAEALVGRAMGGKQRDILRRGAVLTSGWGLLACALMAIAFAWGGGMIIDLMTTAPLVRAEARVFLPYMVAAPLLGWASWMLDGIFIGATRSRDMRNMMAVSFVIYCACAALLVPWLGNHGLWISLLVSFVARGVTLGLRYPALERAAG, translated from the coding sequence GTGACTGACGCGATCCCCAAGGGCGAGGTCAGCGCCGTTGCCCTTGGCAAGCTTTCTGCAAAAGAAGTCGTCACGCACCGCCGTGTGCTGAACATCGCCATCCCCATTGTGATCTCAAACGCCACCGTGCCCATCTTGGGGGCGGTCGATACGGGCGTGGTGGGGCAGATCGGGTTGGCGGCCCCCATCGGGGCTGTGGGCATTGGCGCGATCATCCTGTCCTCGCTCTACTGGGTGTTCGGCTTTCTGCGCATGGGCACTGTTGGGCTAACGGCGCAGGCGGCAGGAAATAACGACGACGCAGAGGTCGCAGCCCTGCTGACGCGCGGGCTGCTGATCGGCGGGCTGGCGGGCTTGGCACTGGTTTTGCTGCAACTGCCGCTGTTCTGGGCGGCGTTCCAGGCGTCTCCGGCCAGCGCAGAGGTTGAAACGCTCGCGCGGTCCTACATGGGTATCCGCATCTGGTCCGCGCCGGCGGCGATTGCACTCTATGCGATCACCGGCTGGCTGATCGCCCAAGAGCGTACCCGTGCCGTGCTGGTGGTACAGCTGTGGATGAACGGCATGAACATCCTGCTGGACCTGTGGTTTGTGCTGGGGCTGGATTGGGGCATCGAAGGTGTCGCCATCGCGACGTTTCTGGCCGAATGGACGGGGGCGGCGCTTGGGCTGTGGTTCTGCCGCGCCGCTTTTGCCGTGCCCGCGTGGCGAGACTGGGTGCAGGTTTTCGACAGACCGCGCTGGATCAACATGATGAAGGTCAACGGCGACATCCTTGTGCGGTCCCTATTGCTACAGACGATATTCGTGTCGTTCCTGTTTCTGGGGTCGGGCTTGGGGGACGTAAAGCTCGCGGCCAATCAGGTGCTTTTGCAATTTTTGATGATCACGGCCTTTGCGCTGGACGGGTTCGCCTTTGCCGCCGAGGCCTTGGTCGGGCGTGCCATGGGCGGCAAACAACGTGATATCTTGCGGCGCGGTGCGGTGCTGACCAGCGGCTGGGGCCTGCTGGCCTGCGCGCTGATGGCGATCGCGTTCGCATGGGGCGGCGGCATGATCATTGATCTGATGACCACCGCGCCGCTGGTGCGGGCAGAGGCGCGGGTGTTCTTGCCCTACATGGTCGCGGCCCCGCTGCTGGGGTGGGCGTCGTGGATGCTGGACGGGATTTTCATCGGGGCCACACGGTCGCGGGACATGCGCAATATGATGGCGGTGTCTTTTGTAATTTACTGTGCGTGTGCGGCTTTGCTGGTGCCGTGGCTGGGCAATCACGGGCTGTGGATCTCGCTGCTGGTGTCCTTTGTCGCACGCGGCGTGACGCTCGGGCTGCGCTACCCTGCACTGGAACGCGCCGCGGGTTAG